A single Desulfobaculum bizertense DSM 18034 DNA region contains:
- a CDS encoding PAS domain-containing hybrid sensor histidine kinase/response regulator, giving the protein MTTELSLLFLGPRRPFHPLLARLPKDRAIKTCFASQPQTLDKSVLQERWDILFLCPPPAQLPETALKSFLKLYPTTLIVLYSSDFPANPERILAAGIDEILCTSSPDFSFQVLRVLNRAEKSKNVSQELETHQLSSNKFRRIVENSAVGLFRSTTEGRITECNTAFARILGFQTASEYLQNLARGECSASLHPDEKARIGSLLKKHHEIREFETLLLRKDGKFRWASISALQIEDHTGVPFFEGSVENIHRRKTSEQLIIRAKQEWEQTFDSIPDIIAILNEDMTIRRLNVALSNRLGVHPRDLIGKRCAAVFGSTKEDSQQLCERIHELARSDGDAEEMHIPRLGGDFLVTVSPFTPLGLDTPNATEIVIVAHDISSRKQLEDQLRQSQKLKAIGTLAGGIAHDFNNILGVIMGYAEMSQEEIPEKNPARRWLSEVLAAGNRARDLIHQILTFSRQEEVSLKALHVDSVIKEVSKLMRASLPSNISIVTTIAHDTNPVMANLSQLHQVLVNLCTNAAQAMSTEGGTLTIVLAHDTFTTEDGSTSPAVRITVRDTGPGIAPEILDNIFDPFFSTKKSEGTGMGLAMAHGIIKAHSGQIRAESHPGHGAAFHISLPVVPDAQPAPLKPLVRREDAQGTGRVLIIDDEKELASIGGEMLSRLGYTPVVVTDSRLALERFRTEPDSFRFVITDQTMPGITGERLAKKIHLLRPEIPIIVCTGYSEKINAEKARRLGIRGFLLKPILMDDLALCIKKALEPQKEEAVESA; this is encoded by the coding sequence ATGACAACAGAACTCAGCCTTCTTTTTCTTGGTCCACGGAGGCCTTTTCACCCCCTTCTCGCCCGACTTCCCAAAGACAGGGCCATAAAAACATGCTTTGCGTCCCAGCCGCAGACTCTTGATAAAAGTGTTTTGCAGGAGCGCTGGGATATTCTTTTTCTTTGCCCCCCACCGGCCCAACTCCCCGAAACCGCGCTCAAATCCTTCCTCAAACTTTACCCCACGACGCTCATTGTCCTGTATTCTTCTGACTTCCCGGCAAATCCCGAACGTATTCTTGCCGCTGGCATCGACGAAATTCTCTGCACCTCAAGCCCTGATTTCTCCTTTCAGGTACTCCGCGTTCTGAACCGCGCCGAAAAAAGCAAAAATGTTTCACAGGAGCTTGAGACACACCAGCTCAGCAGCAACAAATTTCGCCGTATCGTCGAAAATTCTGCAGTCGGTCTTTTTCGCAGCACAACAGAAGGCCGCATAACAGAATGCAACACGGCCTTTGCCCGCATACTTGGCTTCCAGACCGCCTCGGAGTATTTACAGAACCTTGCGCGGGGAGAATGCTCCGCCAGCCTGCACCCCGACGAAAAGGCACGAATTGGCTCTCTGCTCAAAAAGCATCACGAAATCCGCGAATTTGAAACGCTGCTTTTGCGAAAAGATGGCAAGTTTCGCTGGGCATCCATTTCTGCTCTCCAGATTGAGGACCACACCGGCGTCCCCTTCTTTGAAGGCTCAGTCGAAAACATCCACCGCCGAAAGACAAGCGAACAGCTCATCATCCGGGCCAAGCAGGAATGGGAGCAAACCTTTGACAGCATCCCTGACATTATTGCGATTCTCAATGAGGACATGACCATTCGGCGACTCAATGTCGCCCTGTCCAATCGCCTTGGTGTCCACCCTCGCGACCTTATTGGCAAAAGATGCGCCGCGGTCTTCGGTTCAACAAAAGAAGACTCTCAGCAGCTCTGTGAACGCATTCATGAGCTTGCCCGCAGCGACGGTGATGCAGAAGAAATGCACATTCCCAGACTTGGCGGAGACTTTCTCGTCACGGTCTCACCGTTTACACCTCTTGGTCTCGACACGCCCAACGCAACGGAAATTGTCATTGTTGCACATGACATTAGCAGCAGAAAACAGCTTGAAGACCAGCTGCGCCAGTCCCAGAAGCTCAAGGCCATTGGCACGCTCGCTGGTGGAATCGCCCATGACTTCAATAATATTCTGGGCGTTATTATGGGATATGCAGAGATGAGTCAGGAAGAAATTCCTGAAAAGAATCCAGCCCGACGCTGGCTGAGTGAAGTGCTTGCAGCTGGAAACCGTGCCAGAGACCTTATCCATCAGATTCTGACCTTTAGCAGACAGGAAGAAGTTTCCCTCAAGGCGCTTCATGTCGACAGCGTCATCAAGGAAGTGAGCAAGCTCATGCGTGCTTCCCTGCCTTCCAATATTTCCATCGTGACAACCATCGCACACGATACAAATCCGGTCATGGCCAACCTCTCGCAACTTCATCAGGTGCTGGTCAACCTGTGTACAAATGCCGCACAGGCCATGAGTACAGAAGGCGGCACCCTGACCATTGTACTGGCTCATGACACCTTTACCACAGAGGATGGCTCGACCAGCCCTGCGGTCCGAATCACCGTCCGCGATACGGGTCCCGGCATTGCTCCAGAAATTCTGGACAACATCTTTGACCCCTTCTTCTCGACCAAAAAATCCGAAGGAACGGGCATGGGACTGGCAATGGCCCACGGCATTATCAAAGCCCACTCCGGCCAGATTCGCGCCGAATCTCACCCCGGACACGGCGCAGCTTTCCATATTTCTCTGCCCGTGGTGCCCGATGCACAGCCCGCCCCTCTCAAGCCTCTTGTACGTCGGGAGGATGCGCAGGGAACAGGGCGAGTGCTTATTATTGATGATGAAAAAGAACTGGCGAGTATTGGTGGGGAGATGCTGAGCCGACTGGGGTACACTCCTGTCGTCGTGACAGACTCCCGCCTTGCGCTGGAGCGTTTCCGTACCGAACCCGATTCATTTCGCTTTGTGATAACCGACCAGACCATGCCCGGCATCACGGGTGAACGGCTGGCGAAAAAGATTCACCTGCTTCGCCCGGAAATTCCGATCATTGTCTGCACAGGCTATTCAGAAAAAATCAATGCCGAAAAAGCTCGACGCCTTGGTATTCGAGGCTTCCTGCTCAAGCCTATCCTCATGGACGACCTTGCTCTGTGCATAAAAAAAGCCCTCGAGCCGCAAAAAGAAGAGGCTGTCGAGAGCGCATAA
- a CDS encoding ABC transporter permease, whose amino-acid sequence MNLLISWRNIWRNPRRTIVIVIAVIIGAWSMLFFGAFARGIINSMLANALNTLTGHIQIQQQGFRDDPVVENRLHAPEQIAALLKKQLPASAQYARRIEVNGIASNAYNSEAVSIIGIEPDKEAKLSFYGGTTEEGKLLETGDMHSIVIGRGLVESLETRLGRKLVLMTQNASGKTSSRAFRIKGIYRAELEATEKRYAFISLSAARALLEAEGAVTNFCIKLEDIEQVPATHAALTPDLPAGATILTWEDMLPLLIGYLGIFNIFIILWYIVVFVAMSFGLVNTTLMAVMERIREFGLLKALGMKPFWIVRGVLTECVILLLIGLTLGDLLGLATVMSLQGGIDISFLAEGTEYFGFANIIIPTLSLRDFYIINGIILILGILVCLYPAIKAARITPIEAMAQT is encoded by the coding sequence ATGAATCTGCTCATTTCATGGCGAAATATCTGGCGCAACCCACGGCGAACAATTGTCATCGTCATCGCGGTCATTATTGGCGCTTGGTCCATGCTCTTCTTTGGTGCCTTTGCCCGGGGCATCATCAATTCCATGCTTGCCAATGCCCTCAATACACTCACGGGGCACATTCAGATTCAGCAGCAGGGATTTCGGGACGATCCTGTCGTCGAAAACCGACTTCACGCCCCAGAACAAATTGCAGCTTTGCTCAAAAAACAGCTTCCGGCTTCTGCCCAGTATGCCCGACGCATCGAAGTCAACGGCATCGCCTCCAATGCCTACAACTCCGAAGCGGTTTCCATCATTGGCATCGAACCAGACAAAGAAGCCAAGCTTTCTTTTTATGGCGGGACAACAGAAGAAGGGAAACTTCTGGAGACAGGTGACATGCACAGCATCGTCATCGGACGAGGGCTTGTAGAGAGTCTGGAAACTCGTCTGGGGCGAAAGCTCGTTCTCATGACTCAAAACGCCAGTGGAAAAACCAGCTCCCGAGCTTTTCGCATCAAAGGGATTTACCGCGCCGAGCTGGAAGCAACAGAAAAGCGCTACGCCTTTATTTCACTCAGCGCGGCCCGCGCCCTCCTCGAGGCCGAAGGGGCGGTCACAAATTTCTGCATTAAGCTCGAAGATATCGAACAGGTGCCAGCAACACACGCAGCGCTCACGCCTGATCTTCCAGCTGGGGCTACCATCCTGACGTGGGAGGACATGCTTCCTCTGCTCATTGGCTACCTCGGTATCTTCAATATTTTCATTATCCTGTGGTACATTGTTGTGTTTGTGGCCATGTCATTTGGTCTCGTCAACACAACACTGATGGCCGTCATGGAGCGCATTCGGGAGTTTGGCCTTCTCAAGGCACTTGGCATGAAGCCCTTCTGGATAGTTCGAGGCGTACTCACCGAGTGCGTTATCCTGCTACTCATCGGACTAACTCTTGGCGACCTGCTCGGCCTTGCCACAGTCATGTCTCTGCAAGGCGGCATCGACATTTCGTTTCTTGCCGAGGGAACCGAATACTTTGGTTTTGCCAACATCATTATCCCAACGCTCAGCCTCAGGGATTTCTACATCATTAACGGCATCATTCTTATTCTTGGCATTCTGGTATGTCTCTACCCAGCCATAAAAGCTGCCCGCATCACTCCGATTGAGGCAATGGCCCAGACCTAA
- a CDS encoding outer membrane lipoprotein-sorting protein, with amino-acid sequence MRKYAIILFLVTVFFPATALSQAPSATQVIEKAWDYMRGKTSVSVIRMKVHREDWERNSTIKAWTEGRENSIFKIIAPAKDKDNGTLKLGTEMWTYNPKINRIVKIPPSMMSQSWMGSDFSNNDLSKADSILNDYTHKIASTQKENGHTIYTVVATPKPDAPVIWGQQTLTIRDDGILLAQVFHDEDLKVAKEMKTDKITELGGRPFPTRWTMRSSDAESEGDYTLLEYDSLSFDVPLKKSLFTLNALKKPLR; translated from the coding sequence ATGCGAAAATACGCCATTATTCTTTTTCTCGTCACCGTCTTCTTCCCAGCCACGGCGCTTTCTCAAGCCCCTTCTGCAACACAGGTTATCGAAAAAGCCTGGGACTATATGCGAGGCAAAACTTCCGTCTCTGTTATTCGCATGAAAGTGCATCGCGAAGACTGGGAGCGAAACTCCACCATCAAGGCCTGGACCGAAGGCCGAGAGAACTCCATCTTTAAAATCATTGCTCCAGCCAAAGACAAAGACAATGGAACGCTCAAACTCGGTACAGAAATGTGGACGTATAATCCCAAAATCAACCGCATCGTCAAGATTCCTCCATCCATGATGTCGCAGTCTTGGATGGGTTCAGACTTTTCCAACAATGATCTTTCGAAAGCCGACTCCATTCTCAACGACTACACGCACAAAATCGCCTCCACCCAAAAAGAAAACGGACACACCATATACACCGTTGTCGCAACGCCAAAGCCTGATGCTCCTGTAATCTGGGGGCAGCAGACATTAACAATTCGCGATGACGGCATTCTTCTGGCGCAGGTCTTCCACGACGAAGACCTCAAGGTCGCCAAGGAAATGAAAACAGACAAGATCACCGAGCTTGGCGGCAGACCATTCCCCACGCGCTGGACTATGCGCTCCTCTGACGCGGAATCCGAGGGAGATTACACGCTTCTCGAATATGACTCCCTGAGTTTTGACGTACCGCTCAAAAAAAGCCTGTTTACGCTCAATGCCCTGAAAAAACCTTTGAGGTAA
- a CDS encoding SPOR domain-containing protein — translation MKKTDLTLLKKSFFCSLFAIMAGLGALLVPGSAQAHHPTISAAGTVIIDQALATGYTVAFNEVRRDMRPAPVGAVDVFSVYIGSWHSKYHAKKVANRIRRHGIDAYVKKGYRKNGAKVFRVTAGDFMRRKRAVRLKRRLHTELGFNNMSIIRRR, via the coding sequence ATGAAAAAAACAGATCTCACCTTGCTCAAAAAGAGTTTTTTCTGCTCCCTTTTCGCCATCATGGCAGGTTTGGGAGCGCTCCTCGTCCCAGGTTCAGCACAGGCGCACCACCCCACCATCTCTGCTGCGGGAACAGTCATTATCGATCAGGCACTGGCAACAGGATACACCGTTGCATTCAATGAAGTCCGACGAGACATGCGCCCGGCTCCTGTTGGCGCCGTGGATGTCTTCTCCGTCTACATTGGGTCCTGGCACTCCAAATATCATGCTAAAAAGGTTGCCAACCGTATCCGCAGACACGGCATCGATGCCTATGTCAAAAAAGGGTACCGGAAAAATGGGGCAAAAGTTTTTCGCGTCACGGCAGGTGACTTCATGCGCCGCAAACGTGCCGTTCGACTGAAGCGCAGACTCCACACGGAGCTTGGCTTCAACAACATGTCGATCATCCGTCGCAGATAA
- a CDS encoding HU family DNA-binding protein yields the protein MTKAGMVEQIKEKADLQTKVLAEKVYDAVLESVRDALVSGESAMFTGLGSFRVVQRAERAGRNPGTGEVIRIPSCKVVRFTPGKKVKAMLS from the coding sequence ATGACCAAAGCTGGAATGGTTGAGCAGATTAAAGAAAAGGCAGACCTCCAGACAAAGGTGCTGGCAGAAAAGGTCTATGACGCAGTACTTGAGTCTGTACGGGACGCTCTCGTGTCCGGTGAGTCTGCAATGTTTACCGGCCTTGGTTCTTTCCGGGTCGTGCAGCGTGCAGAGCGTGCTGGAAGAAATCCCGGAACTGGTGAAGTTATCAGAATTCCTTCCTGTAAGGTTGTCCGGTTTACTCCGGGCAAAAAAGTTAAGGCTATGCTGAGCTAG
- a CDS encoding TAXI family TRAP transporter solute-binding subunit — MRKWFMLACAFALAFVVTGVQAPEAQAKTQFVTIGTGGLTGVYYPTGGAIARMVNRKRAEYGIRCTVESTGGSIFNANAISSGDLEFGIVQSDLQYLAINGKGDWAKRGPQKKLRAVFALHPETVTIVAADDANINGPEDLKGKTVNIGNPGSGQRTNAMDLFDILGITLDDLNAQGVKPAEAPSLLQDGRIDAFFYTVGHPSGAIKEATAGKRKVHIVPVTGIDELYKKYPYYAPSVVPKAFYPNSSNTEDVKGFGVKATLMTSSDVSDDVVYAITKEVFENFEEFKKLHPAYQVMTKEGMLQGLTAPIHPGALKYYKEAGLMK; from the coding sequence ATGCGAAAATGGTTCATGCTAGCGTGTGCGTTTGCTCTCGCTTTTGTCGTTACTGGTGTTCAGGCACCAGAAGCCCAGGCAAAAACCCAGTTTGTGACCATTGGAACCGGCGGCCTGACCGGTGTGTACTACCCCACTGGCGGCGCAATTGCCCGCATGGTGAACCGCAAGCGTGCTGAGTACGGCATTCGTTGCACAGTCGAATCCACTGGTGGCTCCATCTTTAATGCAAACGCCATTTCTTCTGGCGACCTTGAATTTGGTATTGTGCAGTCCGACCTCCAGTACCTCGCCATCAACGGCAAGGGCGACTGGGCAAAGCGTGGTCCGCAGAAAAAGCTCCGCGCTGTTTTTGCTCTGCACCCCGAGACCGTCACCATCGTTGCAGCTGACGACGCCAACATTAATGGCCCAGAGGACCTCAAGGGCAAAACCGTCAATATCGGTAACCCCGGTTCTGGTCAGCGCACCAACGCTATGGACCTCTTCGACATTCTGGGCATCACCCTTGACGACCTGAACGCACAGGGCGTTAAGCCTGCCGAGGCTCCGAGCCTGCTGCAGGATGGCCGTATCGATGCCTTCTTCTACACCGTTGGCCACCCCTCCGGTGCCATCAAGGAAGCAACTGCTGGCAAGCGTAAAGTCCACATCGTGCCCGTTACAGGCATTGATGAGCTGTACAAAAAGTACCCCTACTACGCGCCTTCCGTTGTTCCCAAAGCCTTCTACCCCAACTCTTCCAACACCGAAGACGTCAAGGGCTTTGGCGTCAAGGCAACCCTGATGACCTCCTCTGATGTGTCTGACGACGTTGTTTACGCCATCACCAAGGAAGTTTTCGAAAACTTCGAAGAGTTCAAGAAGCTTCACCCCGCATATCAGGTCATGACCAAAGAAGGCATGCTTCAGGGTCTGACCGCTCCGATCCACCCCGGTGCTCTCAAGTACTACAAGGAAGCCGGGCTCATGAAATAA
- a CDS encoding M20/M25/M40 family metallo-hydrolase translates to MKDVQLRSVESFVRDHESEMLEFLQKSAEIQADALNVAGVQALAELFGPALKELGFTLQRDLQQEYGPSIIARRTAREDIFAAKGQVLLIGHIDSPTLRSWNVFPVVNDGRVLSGSGVLDMKAGLAVALMALRALASVGLLQDMPLTCLLTADSKVGAPASRAYIEAEAKQSLFAFGFSSGGREGALVTGRAGQRSYSVQVEVEPPVSPEGSQQALVEMSHKIIELWKQSRRQGDGRIVVDFADGETGVLNQGSYARAILETRFMTDKGMAHAQHDVETLLHQQHIQGTATSYQVMGGRPVMLQSGENRSLFAVADWIAKKMGMQVFERTLDFGSDVNFASSVGCPVLDGLGPAGWLDSKRGECVKLETLGARAVLLAGVLRECWERADSGTLYPL, encoded by the coding sequence ATGAAGGATGTTCAGCTGCGCTCAGTTGAATCTTTCGTTCGAGATCATGAATCTGAGATGCTGGAGTTCTTACAAAAAAGTGCAGAAATACAAGCTGATGCTCTGAATGTGGCTGGAGTGCAGGCGCTTGCTGAACTTTTTGGCCCGGCGTTGAAAGAGCTTGGGTTTACGTTGCAGCGTGATTTGCAGCAGGAGTACGGACCGAGCATCATTGCGCGAAGGACCGCGCGTGAGGATATTTTTGCAGCCAAGGGGCAGGTGCTTTTGATTGGGCACATTGATTCGCCAACGCTTCGATCCTGGAATGTTTTTCCTGTGGTCAATGATGGGCGGGTGTTGAGTGGCTCAGGGGTGCTCGACATGAAAGCCGGGCTGGCCGTGGCGTTGATGGCCCTGCGGGCGCTGGCAAGTGTTGGCCTCTTGCAGGATATGCCGCTGACCTGCCTTTTGACAGCGGATAGCAAGGTTGGTGCTCCTGCATCGCGGGCATACATTGAAGCCGAAGCCAAGCAGAGTCTGTTTGCTTTTGGGTTTAGCTCTGGCGGTCGAGAGGGCGCGCTGGTGACAGGACGGGCCGGGCAGCGGTCTTATAGCGTGCAGGTTGAAGTTGAGCCGCCAGTGAGCCCAGAAGGCTCGCAGCAGGCCCTTGTGGAGATGTCTCATAAAATTATTGAGCTTTGGAAGCAGTCGCGCAGACAAGGAGACGGTCGTATTGTTGTTGATTTTGCCGATGGCGAGACCGGTGTGCTCAATCAGGGGAGTTATGCCCGGGCGATTCTGGAAACCCGTTTTATGACGGATAAGGGAATGGCTCATGCCCAGCACGATGTGGAAACGCTTCTGCATCAGCAGCATATTCAGGGGACGGCAACGAGTTATCAGGTCATGGGCGGGCGTCCTGTGATGCTCCAGTCTGGTGAAAATAGATCTCTTTTTGCTGTTGCTGACTGGATTGCCAAAAAGATGGGGATGCAGGTTTTTGAGCGGACACTGGATTTTGGTTCTGATGTGAATTTTGCCTCAAGCGTTGGGTGCCCTGTTTTGGATGGTCTTGGACCCGCCGGGTGGCTCGATTCCAAACGCGGAGAGTGCGTAAAACTCGAAACTCTGGGTGCTCGTGCGGTTTTGCTTGCTGGGGTTTTGCGAGAATGCTGGGAGCGCGCTGATAGCGGGACTCTCTACCCACTTTAA
- a CDS encoding ABC transporter permease, protein MEILMAWRNIWRHPRRTILTLLAIAFACMLLVFMLSFQFGTYEAMITSVVKSQTGHLQILVNGYNSDHKMRKVVRNPKELEAQLRALPHIKNSTVRANGFSLLSSEKRTYGGLVTGIDPIREAQLSTIASTIREGEYLSPDDSTQALVGALLAKNLHIHLGDELVVLGNARDGSIAATVLTVKGIFRSGVDEYDRSAVQIPLAAFQDIFVMRGAVHQIVIECDALAHVRETQAAITTLLPKDKPQRQLVCMTWSELIPGLIQSIQMDLGGGIIFYLILIIVVAFSIMNTFIMAVFERTHEFGTLIAIGAKPGRLSKMLLYESAMLTICGVLLGIGLGCAVTIFAAHTGIPLGEAEGLLRQYGIPSVIRPQLSVLSATAGPTIVFIITMMTALYPAIKVRSLNPVEAMRAA, encoded by the coding sequence ATGGAAATACTCATGGCGTGGCGGAACATATGGCGACATCCGCGCAGGACAATCCTGACGCTCCTCGCTATAGCCTTTGCCTGCATGCTTCTCGTCTTTATGCTGTCCTTTCAGTTTGGGACATACGAAGCCATGATTACTTCTGTCGTCAAATCCCAGACCGGGCATCTGCAAATTTTAGTCAACGGCTACAACAGCGACCACAAAATGCGCAAAGTTGTACGCAATCCCAAAGAGCTGGAAGCACAACTTCGCGCACTCCCGCACATAAAAAACAGTACTGTACGGGCAAACGGCTTTTCTCTGCTTTCTTCCGAAAAGCGCACCTACGGCGGACTTGTCACAGGGATTGACCCCATACGCGAGGCCCAGCTTTCCACCATCGCCTCCACAATTCGCGAAGGCGAATATCTGTCACCTGACGACAGCACTCAGGCACTGGTTGGTGCCCTGCTCGCCAAAAACCTTCACATCCATCTCGGCGACGAGCTGGTCGTCCTTGGAAACGCCCGCGACGGATCCATTGCGGCAACGGTGCTGACAGTCAAAGGCATTTTCCGCTCCGGTGTTGATGAATACGACCGAAGTGCAGTGCAAATTCCTCTTGCAGCCTTTCAGGACATCTTTGTCATGCGTGGAGCCGTGCACCAGATTGTCATCGAGTGTGATGCGCTCGCACATGTTCGTGAAACCCAGGCAGCCATAACCACCCTGCTTCCCAAAGATAAGCCCCAGCGTCAGCTCGTCTGCATGACCTGGTCCGAGCTGATCCCCGGCCTTATCCAGTCCATTCAGATGGATCTTGGCGGCGGCATCATTTTTTACCTCATCCTCATCATTGTCGTGGCCTTTAGCATCATGAACACCTTCATTATGGCTGTCTTTGAGCGCACTCACGAATTTGGCACCCTCATCGCCATTGGAGCAAAGCCGGGACGTCTAAGCAAAATGCTCCTGTACGAGTCCGCAATGCTCACCATTTGCGGCGTGCTTCTTGGAATTGGCCTCGGCTGTGCTGTCACCATTTTTGCCGCGCACACTGGCATTCCTCTGGGAGAAGCCGAAGGTCTGCTTCGGCAATACGGCATTCCCAGCGTCATCCGGCCCCAGCTCTCAGTCCTGTCTGCCACGGCCGGGCCAACAATTGTCTTCATCATCACCATGATGACGGCCCTGTACCCCGCCATAAAAGTTCGCAGCCTGAACCCTGTCGAAGCAATGCGGGCGGCATAG
- a CDS encoding TRAP transporter permease, whose product MAAHHSDRRTQREPDTIRGVEYAQRLAEAEHGLQSDAYGVTGKLTLGIAILWSLFQLSIASWLIVDTIYIRAIHLAFAIILVYLNIPTFKFEPNWRPDLRFFLAMHRVTILDYILGIFAALSALYIFLDYEGIALRSGMPTIRDLIFGLMLVILLLEATRRVIGPALPIIALFFISYGFLGPYMPDVIAFKGVSLNRFIGQMTMSSEGIYGIPLDVSATIVFLFVLFGTMLEKAGAGNFFIRLALCLLGGFKGGPAKAAILGSGLTGMVSGSSIANIVTTGTFTIPLMKKVGYPATKAGAIEVAASTDGQLAPPIMGAAAFIIAEYVNVPYIEVVKAAAVPAFASYAALLFISHIEASKLGLRGIPRKELPPLIPTLMSGLHYMLPLGMLLYELIALRHSPEMAAFRAIMVLMLIMLVQHPIKAKMNGERIRPALVQGLKDIFISLSDGARNMAGVAMATAAAGIIVGIVALGLGGLITSIIDQLSGGNIWLMLFITAGASLLIGMGLPTTATYIVMASLTAPAIVELGMMQGFMVPLMAAHLFCFYFGILADDTPPVGLAAYAAAAIAEAPPIKTGIQGFMYDIRTAILPFMFIFNHDLILHNVNSWPQGLLIFAMACVGNFAFASATQGWFIAKNKTWEIPLLLAVTLFCMRPDLIASWIGIPHDMRYWVYPLGLLIWGLIWLIQRPRAKRAELSNAAAA is encoded by the coding sequence ATGGCAGCTCATCATTCAGACCGCCGCACACAACGTGAACCCGATACCATTCGGGGAGTAGAATACGCCCAAAGGCTGGCTGAAGCAGAACACGGACTGCAAAGCGACGCCTACGGTGTAACGGGAAAACTCACACTCGGCATTGCCATCCTGTGGTCGCTCTTCCAGCTATCCATTGCGAGCTGGCTTATTGTCGACACCATATACATCCGCGCCATTCACTTGGCTTTCGCAATTATTCTGGTGTATCTGAACATCCCGACTTTTAAATTTGAACCAAACTGGCGCCCTGACCTGCGCTTCTTCCTTGCAATGCATCGAGTCACCATACTTGATTACATTCTTGGTATATTTGCGGCCCTGTCTGCGCTGTACATTTTTCTGGACTATGAAGGTATTGCGCTCCGGTCCGGCATGCCAACCATCCGCGACCTGATCTTTGGCCTGATGCTCGTCATTCTCCTTTTGGAGGCAACCCGACGCGTCATTGGTCCTGCACTTCCAATCATTGCCCTGTTCTTTATCAGCTACGGATTCCTTGGCCCGTACATGCCAGATGTCATTGCGTTCAAGGGCGTTTCCCTGAACCGCTTCATCGGACAGATGACCATGTCATCCGAAGGCATCTACGGCATCCCGCTGGACGTTTCTGCAACCATTGTTTTCCTCTTCGTGCTCTTTGGCACCATGCTGGAAAAAGCTGGTGCGGGTAACTTCTTTATTCGACTCGCTCTCTGTCTGCTTGGCGGATTCAAGGGCGGCCCGGCAAAGGCTGCAATCCTTGGCTCTGGCCTCACCGGCATGGTCTCTGGTTCCTCCATCGCGAACATCGTGACCACAGGTACCTTCACCATCCCGCTGATGAAAAAAGTCGGCTACCCTGCCACCAAGGCAGGCGCCATTGAAGTTGCCGCATCCACTGACGGCCAGCTTGCACCGCCCATCATGGGCGCAGCAGCCTTCATCATCGCAGAGTACGTCAACGTTCCATACATCGAAGTCGTCAAGGCAGCAGCAGTTCCGGCCTTTGCCTCCTACGCTGCCCTGCTTTTCATTTCACACATTGAAGCCAGCAAACTTGGACTCCGTGGCATTCCGCGCAAGGAACTTCCACCGCTAATTCCTACCCTGATGTCTGGCCTGCACTACATGCTGCCCCTTGGCATGCTGCTCTACGAACTGATTGCCCTTCGCCACTCCCCAGAGATGGCAGCGTTCCGCGCAATCATGGTTCTGATGCTCATCATGCTGGTCCAGCATCCCATCAAGGCCAAAATGAACGGCGAACGCATTCGCCCGGCTCTTGTCCAGGGACTGAAAGACATCTTTATTTCCCTGTCTGATGGCGCACGAAACATGGCTGGCGTCGCAATGGCCACCGCAGCAGCAGGTATCATTGTTGGTATCGTTGCCCTTGGCCTCGGCGGACTCATCACCAGCATTATCGATCAGCTTTCCGGTGGAAACATCTGGCTCATGCTGTTCATCACAGCTGGAGCAAGCCTGCTCATTGGTATGGGCCTGCCCACCACGGCAACCTACATTGTCATGGCATCCCTGACCGCTCCGGCAATTGTCGAACTCGGCATGATGCAGGGCTTCATGGTTCCGCTGATGGCAGCGCACCTCTTCTGCTTCTACTTCGGCATTCTGGCTGACGACACCCCACCGGTTGGTCTCGCCGCCTACGCTGCCGCAGCTATCGCAGAAGCGCCGCCCATCAAGACAGGCATTCAGGGCTTCATGTACGATATTCGTACCGCCATCCTGCCCTTCATGTTTATCTTTAACCACGACCTGATCTTGCATAACGTGAACAGCTGGCCACAGGGTCTCCTCATCTTTGCAATGGCCTGCGTCGGTAACTTTGCCTTTGCATCGGCAACACAGGGCTGGTTCATCGCAAAGAACAAGACATGGGAAATCCCCCTGCTTCTGGCTGTCACACTGTTCTGCATGCGCCCGGACCTCATTGCGAGCTGGATCGGCATCCCTCATGACATGCGCTACTGGGTCTACCCCCTCGGCCTGCTCATCTGGGGTCTCATCTGGCTCATTCAGCGCCCGCGCGCAAAGCGAGCTGAACTCTCTAACGCCGCAGCAGCTTAG